A genomic stretch from Apodemus sylvaticus chromosome 12, mApoSyl1.1, whole genome shotgun sequence includes:
- the LOC127697447 gene encoding 5-hydroxytryptamine receptor 5B, with the protein MEVSNLSRATPGIAFPPGPASCSDSPSSGWSMGSTPGGLTLSGREPPLSAFTVLVVTLLVLLIAATFLWNLLVLVTILRVRAFHRVPHNLVASTAVSDVLVAALVMPLSLVSELSAGRRWQLGRSLCHVWISFDVLCCTASIWNVAAIALDRYWTITRHLQYTLRTRRRASALMIAITWALSALIALAPLLFGWGEAYDARLQRCQVSQEPSYAVFSTCGAFYLPLAVVLFVYWKIYKAAKFRFGRRRRAVVPLPATTQAKEAAAQESETVFTARCRATVTFQTSGDSWREQKEKRAAVMVGILIGVFVLCWIPFFLTELISPLCACSLPPIWKSIFLWLGYSNSFFNPLIYTAFNKNYNNAFKSLFSKQR; encoded by the exons ATGGAAGTCTCTAACCTCTCACGCGCCACCCCTGGCATAGCCTTTCCTCCCGGACCCGCGAGCTGCAGTGACAGCCCAAGTTCGGGCTGGAGCATGGGATCCACCCCAGGCGGGCTCACCTTGTCCGGCCGCGAGCCGCCCCTCTCTGCCTTCACGGTGCTTGTGGTGACTCTGCTGGTGTTGCTGATCGCTGCCACTTTCTTATGGAATCTGCTAGTTCTGGTGACTATCCTTCGCGTCCGTGCCTTCCACCGCGTGCCACATAACTTGGTGGCCTCCACGGCGGTCTCGGACGTCCTGGTGGCGGCTCTGGTGATGCCACTGAGCCTGGTGAGCGAGTTGTCGGCTGGGCGACGTTGGCAGCTGGGCAGGAGTCTGTGCCACGTGTGGATCTCCTTCGACGTGTTGTGCTGCACGGCCAGCATCTGGAACGTGGCGGCCATCGCCCTGGATCGCTACTGGACTATCACGCGCCACCTGCAGTACACGCTGCGCACCCGGCGGCGCGCTTCTGCGCTCATGATCGCGATCACCTGGGCACTGTCGGCGCTCATCGCGCTCGCCCCGCTGCTCTTCGGCTGGGGGGAAGCCTATGATGCTCGCCTGCAGCGTTGCCAGGTGAGCCAGGAGCCCTCCTATGCGGTCTTCTCCACCTGCGGAGCCTTCTACCTGCCTCTGGCGGTGGTGCTCTTCGTCTACTGGAAGATTTACAAAGCTGCCAAATTTCGATTCGGCCGCAGACGGCGGGCGGTGGTGCCCCTGCCTGCCACCACGCAG GCAAAGGAAGCAGCAGCTCAGGAGTCTGAGACAGTGTTCACCGCACGCTGCAGAGCGACAGTGACCTTCCAGACAAGCGGAGACTCGTGGCGCGAGCAGAAGGAGAAGCGAGCAGCCGTGATGGTGGGGATCTTGATCGGCGTGTTTGTGCTTTGCTGGATCCCCTTCTTCCTGACCGAGCTCATCAGCCCGCTCTGTGCCTGCAGCCTGCCACCCATCTGGAAAAGCATATTCCTGTGGCTTGGGTACTCAAATTCCTTCTTCAACCCCTTGATTTACACTGCCTTCAATAAGAATTACAACAACGCCTTCAAGAGCCTCTTTTCTAAGCAGAGATAA